The Mytilus galloprovincialis chromosome 7, xbMytGall1.hap1.1, whole genome shotgun sequence genome has a window encoding:
- the LOC143081582 gene encoding uncharacterized protein LOC143081582 encodes MSSNCESNFSKFDMENSTTSAAIYDQDILTLTPTTTLSDVVAATIHDISSDNDSCCLDQYLGTNVSSNTDQHQGASEPSCQYQSTEVPPPAHNNHEISSNYAYHKSCQFQSTAAMVTPTNKRRPSPIQTTPSYFSPSGDSRFNDSLSGLLGSPPPDSPLASNPFFGDLQYALAKECKPTTNSMPDSLMLTMTTQPQPDVFYREQLLQSRFSKLEPRFPQDVKQLSHFYRYQAAIVETDRFRTLHQQPYYADYQKSLNRYFDTQLHQIMERVEKSLTLLEESTAVVRQQPSIIKPRPQLSKKAIRVMEDWYENHLEHPYPSGTIIDQIAVQGNVTVEQVKKWFANKRNRSNNTRTLTEIARQKRRRAMQKML; translated from the coding sequence ATGTCTTCCAATTGTGAAAGTAACTTCTCAAAATTTGATATGGAAAACTCAACTACCAGTGCTGCCATCTACGACCAAGATATTCTTACCCTGACACCAACAACTACACTGTCAGATGTTGTCGCTGCCACCATCCACGACATAAGCAGTGATAATGACAGCTGTTGTCTAGATCAATACCTTGGTACCAATGTTAGCAGCAACACAGATCAGCATCAAGGTGCTTCAGAACCATCCTGCCAGTACCAGTCTACTGAAGTTCCGCCACCTGCACATAACAACCATGAAATATCAAGCAACTATGCATACCATAAGTCATGTCAGTTCCAGTCAACTGCAGCCATGGTTACACCAACTAACAAGCGTCGACCATCACCAATTCAAACGACACCTTCATACTTCAGTCCGAGTGGTGACAGCAGATTCAACGATTCACTATCTGGTCTTCTAGGATCACCACCACCAGACAGCCCACTTGCAAGCAACCCATTTTTCGGAGATTTGCAGTATGCGCTCGCTAAAGAATGCAAGCCTACAACAAACTCAATGCCTGATTCGCTGATGTTGACCATGACAACTCAACCACAACCAGATGTATTCTACAGAGAACAATTACTACAATCGAGGTTTAGCAAGTTGGAGCCAAGATTTCCACAAGACGTCAAACAGCTTTCACACTTTTATCGGTACCAAGCAGCCATCGTAGAAACCGACAGATTTCGAACTCTGCATCAGCAGCCTTATTATGCTGACTACCAAAAATCACTCAACAGATACTTCGATACACAGTTACATCAAATTATGGAAAGAGTAGAGAAGAGTCTGACACTTTTGGAGGAGTCTACGGCTGTCGTCCGACAACAACCATCCATCATCAAACCACGCCCACAACTATCAAAGAAAGCTATCCGTGTGATGGAAGACTGGTACGAAAATCATCTAGAACATCCATACCCATCAGGAACAATCATTGACCAGATAGCAGTTCAGGGTAATGTTACAGTTGAGCAGGTCAAGAAGTGGTTCGCGAACAAAAGAAACCGCAGTAACAACACACGTACATTGACTGAGATTGCCCGTCAGAAACGTCGCCGTGCTATGCAGAAAATGTTATGA